TCAAAACATGTATACTAGTATTATCTATTGCAACTAAGTCATTACCTGTATAATTATATAAGCATTCGGCTAATGGGAGTTTTCTGTGTCTGAGAATAAACTGGAGGGACATATCTCTTCGAAGACTGGCAATCTTTTAGTTTTCCTCGGGCCATAGAGGGCAGAATTTATATATTCTTCTGTCTTCAACATCTCGTCAGTGATCTTCACCTTATGGTCTGTTGTCGACGTTGCTGCACTAGAAGAACTTTGATTCATAGGCAAAACTACTTCTATGTCATCCATCTGTGGCAACCATATTTTATCACCATCATCATGCATCTTCTCTGCTAGCTTTCCTATGTGATCAGCTGCAGTACCTGCAGCAACACCTAGTGGAGGCACGTTTCTTGCATCGTCAAGAATAATCAAAGTTCTCGGTGCTTCTTTATCCTGCTGCATTGTTGTGTTTAAGTTGGTAAGCTGCTTAATGTTAGCTTTTGCAGCTTGTAATCCATTTTGACTGATTTTCTTTGCAGAGGTCGGGTGCAGAGGTGGTAGTGACCTAACCGTGGCAGCGCTAATTTGCAGTGCTGGAACTAATGTACTTTCGAGGCCCCTTTCTGTAAACTGATCCACATTGTTCTTTGTTGCAGGCCGCCATTGATAATTCATTGTCCCGGGCTTCTTTATGCCATTGCTACCATTGATTTTGCTGTCTTCTGCGTAAATCGAGTTTTTTGGTAGTGCAGCCATTTACAATGAACAATGTTATCTGCAATTAGTGACAAAGATTTGATATAAATATAACTGAATCATACATTATAACTAAGCAAAAGACAGAAACAGAGATACAGAACAGCAGATCCCAATATTTTGATTATTAGCAGTAGAAGTATAATAATCTCTTAATGGATCGTAAATTTGATCAAAAGTGATTATCGCACCTTGTGCATCGAATTCAAATCAATACTATAATGAGAATATATGTAAATTATAAGTGGGATCGAATTAGAATAGAACGACTATATCGTAAATTTTATCAGAGTGAAAATCGTACGAGCGAGTTATAATACGAATATATATGTAACAAACAATACAGCAAACTAAAAACATGCCTCGAAATATAATCGGGGATAAATCTTATTCGAGTGATTTGCAACTAAATAAAACTTACGAAACAAACAAAAACTAAAAGAGAGAACACGTTAGACTACTTCAAGAACAAGAAAAACAGTCAACACATAATCAACGGACAATCTTATATTAATATGTATGATGCAGGGTGATAGGTAGAAACAAGTTGCGAGAAGTCAAGAGTTCGACTCTAATTAGAAAAATTCGTACCTTGTAATGCTTTGCTCGGCAGCGTTCCACGGTAAATATGCACTAGGTATAACGACGATGTAAAGGTTGTGGTTTATATAAGCCCCAGTTGAATCCTATTACTAGGAGAAGTAATTAATTGATGACTATTCTTATCAGAAGTGGATTCTAATATGTagtaattaaaatcaaaataatttaatttctaattaaacaTTAATATTTGGtcattaattttatttaattatcgATGTTAGTGTAATGCTCCCTTGctttaattaactaattaaatttatattaactaactaattttatttaattatcataTTTCTCTGTCCCAAAATAATTGTGCAGTTCGATAAATTTGAAAAATACGAGAAGAAATTACACAGACACCAATGATTTGTTAGTTCTAATATTATACAGGTCTAACATACGGAATTCTCCATAACTGGAAAAATCCTGCATTAGTTAATTAATTAGCTTttatacaattttttttatttaaagtTGTATAAAATATTCATTGATAAAAACTTAGGTCTGAGTATATCttgatataaatattttaattatctttataaacttttggatatttaaaaaaattataaatattttgaaaaggatttgatataattttattttatttaaaatttgttAAACGGATATATTTTGACGATTTTCCGATTTAATAGTGACAGGCCCAATCCACACTACGAGCCCATCATCACATCAATCTACTAACCCAAATTCAGACGACCCAATGATTTCGGACTGCGCACAAATCACAAAGTTTGTTGTTGATGAAAATAATAATTTGCCACCAATTTTGATCAGATCTACAATTTCTCAACATTTTTTTTTGACAAACGCAGAAAGTTCTGATTAAATTTAATATAGTACAGTCGTGACAAACCCACAATTGTCGATACAACCAGgtgataaaacaaataacatactaaaaataattagataatttgtttcctgatcgtttaacacatataatttaaaaattcttgaaattaaaaacgaaatcaaagacatccCAAGCGATCCAAATTGCAGCAGAATCCCTGAAAAtagcaacatcgcaattgaccatatcacataaaaaTTATGGTTAGCACAGTGTTCAGAAACACCAATCGATCGCATAAAATGAGATTGGAGAAGCgacaccccagctatctacatgtcgaacaccagctatagacatgccgaaggcaccccagctatctacatgccggataTCAGCTATAAACATGCCGAAAGTATAAACCCATGAAAGATGAACAATCTTTAGTTGTAaaaggtgagctcttgcaataatcacCACCGTCCCAGATCCGATGCAGGCTTTgcagatcaccaaaaatatcaataaattcgtCCTCAACAGATCCATTACCAGATAAACCCAAGCTTGactaaataaaaacataacaaacactccaaaagtagagacaaaacacacactccaaaagtagagacaaaacacacactccaaaaggagagacacATAAACACCCAAAAAATTGGGTTTTATTGAAAGAAAATAAACGAGAATAACAGAGAATGAAGGAGTTGGGGCTTTCTATTGGAGAAAACCAGTGGAAGCTTAACAAAGAAGATGAAAGAAGGGAGGCTGCTGAGGGGATGTACAATTTCTCAACATTTAGTACTCATATTTTAGTCCGAACACTAATAAAACCAAGCCATTACAATAAAAACTAACGATAAACAATATGACAACACCCTTCCGATAGTTCAACTGTATTCTTAAGTAGGTGGTCACGGTGGTGACGATGGTAAGATGTTATCCTAGCTCTCTGCCGAATAAGATAAGTCGAGGTGCGCGTAAGTTGGGGTCGGGGTTGATGGGGAGAAGTGATTCGATGAATGATCAACACGAACTCGCCCGGGCATGATGACAATTTATATTACCAAAATTCTTGAACAGATCTCGAACTCCTCAACATCACACATAGAATTATCAAATTGTGGAACTAAACTACATGAAAATCAAAATGAGAATATGAAGAATATATTCAAGAAATTGTTAGCCACCAATTCAAAGGAATATATTCTTAGATCATTGATCAAATACAGATAAGTGATTAATATACACTAATCCAACACTTTCATTATCTTTTTATGAATTAATACTTTGTAATTACCATACTTAATTACTTTTTTCCGTTAAGCACACACGTGAGCTGAGTTAAGAACGTCGTTAGACGGTTTAATCTCTTGCCACTACTTGGACATCATAGAACCAACAACCCCGGCAATAAGAGAAGTAGGATCTCCAAGAACTGCAGATATAACAAACTGCAAAGCCAATCCAGCCATCTCACAACATTTCTTTACTTTCCCTTTACTTTTCTTGTGATGATTCTGCAATGTCCCCTTCAAACTTGGAATTCTTGTCTCCAACTTCCTACAATTATTGTTAATCCCACTTTTACCATCACACTTAACATCCTTTTCACCATAATACTCATAATTTCCGCTATTTATCTTTTTATTAAACGGGACACCTGTCTCCCCGTGCCCCTTAGTAGATCCGCCTCCACCCCTGATCCCGCCTCCAAAGTACAAGTCATGCCAAGTCTCCACAAGCATCTCCTTGACACAAGCCACATGCAAATTATACTTCTTGCATGTTGACCTATAACTCCAGCTCCTTCCTTTCCTCCCACACTTATGACACGCAGAGCTCACCTTCCTATACAAATAAAGCTTCACTTCTCCATCATCCAGCATCATAGGCAGCTTTGCACAGCACGGATGCAGATCAAATCCACACGAATTGCAGTGATAAACGAACCCCGAGACATCCTTCTGACACGCATTGCAGTAACGTGCCACGAGGCCAGGCGGACGTGCCATGAAGTGGAACGAACACTTGGTGTAAAAAGGGTGGATTATTGATGCAGAAGGGATGGCACAGTGCATGTGAAGATCATAGTCACAGGTGCTGCATTTGTATTTCGAGCCGATTCCGACTTCTTTGCAGCCATCACACTTGAAGGGGACTTCTGTGTACTCGAATTTGAGCTTGTGTTGAGGGTGGCTAAAGTGAGAGATGATCTCATGGCTGTACTTCATGGTTTGGTTATGAGGTTTTTGGTAAACATAATGAACTTAAGGAACATGAATATTTATAAACATGTTAGAGTGGATAAGAATAACTTAAGATGTGTATTTCGATTAGGGATCAATAGAAGTTGTAATAAGTAAATAAAGAAATGAATATTTAAGAAACTATTTAAATTTTAAGTTACCGAATCTCCCAAAATGTCGACGGAACTTAGATGGATCGTTCGTTAAATCAGATGATTATATTTTAATATTcgagatttaaaaaaaaaaaataaattctCGAATGATATTCAACTACTCCCTCCatccctcccaattgttatcgtttctgagagagtgtccgacacgtattttaagatgaagaaaaagtatagttctataattttttttaaaaaaaattatttttctgaataaaaatttaaacattctatttttaatcagacaaataaaattttttaaaaaagttataaaactatattttttattcatcttaaaatgtgtGCCGGACACTCTCCCAGAAatgataacaattgggagggacggagggaatATATATTATTCACATGAAtcacttttttttaaaaaaaatcatatattctCGTACACATCTTGTTTCTAATAAGATTCAAACTCTCGAAAATTTGAAGCAAAGATATCAAGGATAACAACAGTAGATCAAGTGATCACCGAAAAGATATGAAGTAGTAGATCAAGTGATCACCGAAAAAATTTAAAGTTAAGACGACAGTAGATTAAGTGGACCCCGCTAATATTTAATTAATGTATACAACTTAATGGTTAAAAAAATGAGTAGAGATTAATGAGATGGCTTAAAGGAGAAGCAAACAAGGGGATTTATGCTTAGGGTATAGTGGTGATGGTGGAGGATTAAGGGAGTAAATAATGAAAGAGGGAAGATAGACAGAAGGCATAATAATATGTTTTTTAAAGTCCCACAAGGGGGGAATATGAATATATACGAATTTTTACTTTACGAGATCTCGTCAATCAACTCAGGTGGCCATAGAATTCAAAGTACCATACTGTGTAAATATTGGAAATATTTGGTCCATGCATATACAGAACGTACATACGACAAAATGTACGCCGAATAAATTGTTTCATTATCTGATAACATGCTTTGAATTGCAGGACAAAAAATAGTTTAAGGACTCGAACCACTGAAGAACAATCAACATTAGCCAGGGTTAGACCGGCAATTTTGGACACGACACAActtacacgacacgaaacgacacgacaatttagtgtttgtgtttacatttttagtacacgacacgaaagtacacgaataCGAAAGTACACGGTCGAgatttagtgtcggttttgtTTTTAAACTTCAAGTACACGACACGATACGAAGTATacgacataaataaatattataattaaattttaatattttttatgaatatatgtagaattataataaatgtatgcatatttatttttaaaatattatttgatttcattatattgtatagatatgagatctaaatatatatttttcatatattttataattttttaacctaaaaatcttatattttaatttatattaatattatatttaatatatattaatattcaattaacacgacatacacgacacgaaacgacacgaaacgacacgaaacgaaagtacacAAACACGAATGTACACGAACGCTAAACATGTCGGTTTTGTGTTTAGCCTTCaggtacacgaaacacgaaaatacacgacacgaaagtatacGACACGAACGAATTGCCTGGTCTAGCCAGGGTAGAGCTCGTAATTTGAGCGGAGTTTCTCGTGCTTTAAGTTATTTATTTGGCTCGGCTCGAGTTCGTATACGAGCCAAGTTCGAATATAAGTACGAGATCGTTTGCTTAAACGAGCAACTGAGTATGTGTAGAACTCAACTAAAGTCGGATTGAAACTCGAAAACCCGGACTTCATCCGAGTTTAAACTCGGACTTGTTTATAATCACATTAAATTATTACTAaattttattctttttttataaattttatttatttaaatttggtGATATTCAAAAGGCCatgattttttttgtattttataaATAGTAGATTTTGATGGACGTGCATTTTATGTTTTCAAAAATGTTACCAaaagattttgatggatttgtaGAAATCACTACTCGAATCAACAAAATTCTACGATATTTATTCAATAAGTTCGCTAAAATCCGTGTACAATTAAAATCAGCAACTATCATTCAAAATCAATAAAAGGTTCTCTAAAATTGGAATTGAATACACTCCTATAAACTTCTTACTCCTTCCGTCTCAATTTATCTGTCATGTTTGATTTTTTGCAGTCAAACTGACTCAATTTTGACTGAAATTTTCATATAGTATATAATTGAAAATATGTATAAGAATATATCACTAAAAAGTACATTTAATATACTTTAATATGCaattttcagtttttcaaaataTTGAAATAATGAGTTTTTATTTATGGTCAAAGTTGGGTCAATTTGATCATAAAAAGTCAAATAAGACAGATAATTTGAGACGGATTGAGTAAATCCTTAAAGGTGGCTATTAATTTATGGAACAAAACAATATATTTCATCTATCTCAGCTAGTACGTATATAATGTTTCGTTAATCTGATAAAAACATAATGCTATTTGCATATACGCTCATTATTTTTTATATGTGGATAAAGGAATAAGTTCCTTCATTTGGGAGAAtaatttcgagtattttttttaataaatgttCGTATGTAATAATCATTTAAATACGGAGAAGAAGTAAATGTTTTAAGATTTTTGACAATAAAGAATTCAATAGAGAATTTTTATCAATTTCGATTTTTAATTGTAAAATTGTTAAAA
This sequence is a window from Apium graveolens cultivar Ventura chromosome 9, ASM990537v1, whole genome shotgun sequence. Protein-coding genes within it:
- the LOC141682635 gene encoding protein VACUOLELESS GAMETOPHYTES-like, coding for MKYSHEIISHFSHPQHKLKFEYTEVPFKCDGCKEVGIGSKYKCSTCDYDLHMHCAIPSASIIHPFYTKCSFHFMARPPGLVARYCNACQKDVSGFVYHCNSCGFDLHPCCAKLPMMLDDGEVKLYLYRKVSSACHKCGRKGRSWSYRSTCKKYNLHVACVKEMLVETWHDLYFGGGIRGGGGSTKGHGETGVPFNKKINSGNYEYYGEKDVKCDGKSGINNNCRKLETRIPSLKGTLQNHHKKSKGKVKKCCEMAGLALQFVISAVLGDPTSLIAGVVGSMMSK